The DNA sequence CTACATTATTGAGAATATACGATAAAGGTCTAGAAACTGGTAACGGTGATTCTTGGGTACGCTATGAAATACAGTACAGAGATAACAATTCAAATTTAGCTGCATCAAAGTTAATACAGTCGTTTCAATTAGGGTTGTTGGAGTTTATAAAGGTTTCTATTGGTTTATTGAGGTCTGTATGTGATTTTAGAGAGTTTAATTCAAATGAAAATTCTTCTCGTAGGGTGTTATTAAGCTGGTGGTCAGATATTGTAAATGGGGCGGTTAAAGTTACTCTTGGGAAGGTTGAAATAAAGCATTCAATGGATAAAGTTATGGACTGGTTAGAATATCAAGTATCGAGTAATCTTGCTTTGGCAAGAAAATATTATGGGTCTGGTTTTATGAATGTTGTTAATTATCTTACTGAGGTGGGAGAATCAAAATTTAAACAAAAGCACAAGATGCTTTTAATGAAAACTTCTTCAGGAAATT is a window from the Candidatus Jettenia sp. genome containing:
- a CDS encoding replication initiation factor domain-containing protein, whose amino-acid sequence is MSVQISFDWLSMSLNKSLLGDMLTFLKAEKIPCEYGFRGYRQSALLIFGGRVAWSDDREDCHIDLNSQSLAYFSKGTIEGVMSILNKLYEFGGKLSRLDVAFDDRSGKIGLDGIIEAIWAKDWVSKSYNFRVMESAKNSNSKIDVTGKTVYIGSSKSSTLLRIYDKGLETGNGDSWVRYEIQYRDNNSNLAASKLIQSFQLGLLEFIKVSIGLLRSVCDFREFNSNENSSRRVLLSWWSDIVNGAVKVTLGKVEIKHSMDKVMDWLEYQVSSNLALARKYYGSGFMNVVNYLTEVGESKFKQKHKMLLMKTSSGN